One Dokdonia sp. Dokd-P16 genomic window carries:
- a CDS encoding WD40/YVTN/BNR-like repeat-containing protein, translating into MKQLFSLLLLCVCTVVSAQKLDMSLLKDMQPRNIGPGGMSGRVTAIDVVTDDPDVMYVGTASGGLWKSTSGGIKWDPIFENELTASIGAVAIQQSNPSVIWVGTGEGNPRNSLNGGYGVYKSLDGGKSWKSMGLEKTRHIHRVIIDPTNPDIVYVGAIGSPWGEHQERGVYKTTDGGKTWNKILFTNIKSGVADMVMDPTNPNKLIVAMWEHKRDPWFFKSGGEGSGIFMTHDGGDNWKQLSDKDGLPKGELGRIGLSIAPGSPNVVYALVEAKKNALYRSNDGGFNWKKINDKSDIGNRPFYYSDIHVDPQNENRVFSVFTYVNVSEDGGKNFDQLMGAYGVDNGVHPDHHAWWIHPNNGKFMMDGNDGGLNITKDGGKTWRFIGNLPVAQFYHINVDNEFPYNVYGGMQDNGSWRGPAYVWKAQGIRNDYWQEISFGDGFDVIPDPDDSQFGWTMSQQGSVSRYDWKTGNNYGVKPTHPDPDVFLRFNWNSAINIDPFDNSTIYFGSQFVHKSTDKGLTWEVISPDLTTNNPEKQKQSESGGLSMDATGAENHTTILVIEPSPLEKDMFWVGTDDGRVHYTQNGGQSYTDVSKSLKGLPEGSWIVQIKASNKNKGEALLVANDYRRFNYTPYAYRTTNYGKSWTRIVDENDVQSYALAIIEDPEEKNLLFLGTDDGLYVSIDAGNNWQKWTKGFPTTSVKDLVIHPREQDLVIGTFGRAAWVLDDIRPLRAIAKDRSTLSRKLKLFNPPTAYDAAYQQPTGSRFGADALYNGENRGSGAQIAYYFTKEKPTASDSSKRNADDNDDIDNDVPDGEDTAEISDDDDNTTEVKDVKWDSIHLKIYDGARQIRHLKWKTPDSTGIHKMTWYMREAGGDRPSRSIRKRNNEPGGVSVKPGNYKLVMQYGDQSSESSIEVASDPRYDVPAKAINDAYNTGKQLQAMSQTAADAVKQLVQSKTIASDYKKMIKKLDDDKAYKSELKSIGEMTKRIDEVIALYIGTIDKRQGITRNPEITVMNRIGSASGYARSRPNGLTSTETTLISHARNELQTALDKTNTFFSEEWAPFETTLKAMNVSAFKEIKTFTLD; encoded by the coding sequence ATTAAATGGGATCCTATTTTTGAAAATGAGCTTACAGCATCTATAGGAGCTGTTGCGATACAACAATCTAATCCATCTGTGATATGGGTAGGTACGGGAGAAGGTAATCCTCGTAACTCTCTTAATGGTGGTTATGGTGTTTATAAATCTCTTGATGGTGGTAAGTCCTGGAAGTCTATGGGACTTGAGAAAACAAGACATATACACCGCGTAATTATAGATCCTACTAATCCAGATATCGTTTACGTAGGCGCTATAGGTTCGCCATGGGGTGAGCATCAAGAAAGAGGTGTTTATAAAACTACAGATGGCGGTAAGACCTGGAATAAGATCTTGTTTACAAATATTAAGTCTGGTGTTGCAGATATGGTGATGGATCCTACTAACCCTAACAAGCTTATTGTTGCCATGTGGGAACACAAACGTGATCCTTGGTTTTTTAAATCTGGTGGTGAAGGTTCTGGTATCTTCATGACTCATGATGGTGGTGATAATTGGAAACAACTGAGTGATAAAGATGGTTTGCCTAAAGGCGAACTAGGACGTATAGGTTTATCTATTGCCCCAGGAAGTCCTAATGTGGTATATGCACTTGTAGAGGCAAAAAAGAATGCTCTATACCGTTCTAACGACGGTGGTTTTAACTGGAAGAAGATCAATGATAAGAGTGATATAGGTAACAGACCATTTTACTACAGTGATATTCACGTAGATCCTCAAAATGAAAATCGTGTCTTTTCTGTGTTTACATATGTAAATGTTTCTGAGGATGGTGGAAAGAACTTTGACCAACTTATGGGTGCTTATGGAGTAGATAATGGAGTACACCCAGATCACCACGCATGGTGGATTCACCCTAATAACGGGAAGTTCATGATGGATGGTAATGACGGCGGACTTAACATCACAAAAGACGGTGGGAAAACATGGCGATTTATAGGTAACCTACCTGTAGCACAGTTCTATCATATTAATGTAGATAATGAGTTTCCTTATAATGTATATGGAGGTATGCAAGATAACGGCTCTTGGAGAGGTCCTGCTTATGTATGGAAAGCTCAAGGAATACGTAATGATTACTGGCAAGAGATTTCCTTTGGAGATGGATTTGATGTAATCCCTGATCCAGATGATAGTCAGTTTGGATGGACTATGAGTCAGCAGGGATCTGTGAGTCGCTATGATTGGAAAACTGGAAATAACTACGGAGTAAAGCCTACTCATCCAGACCCAGATGTATTTTTACGTTTTAACTGGAACTCGGCTATAAACATTGATCCTTTTGATAACAGTACTATTTACTTTGGAAGTCAGTTTGTACATAAATCTACAGATAAAGGACTTACATGGGAAGTAATCTCTCCAGATCTAACGACAAACAATCCTGAGAAACAAAAACAATCAGAATCTGGTGGGCTTTCCATGGATGCTACAGGAGCAGAAAATCATACAACGATTCTTGTAATTGAGCCTTCTCCACTGGAAAAAGATATGTTCTGGGTAGGTACAGATGACGGTCGCGTACATTATACTCAAAATGGTGGGCAATCTTATACTGATGTGTCAAAAAGCCTAAAAGGGCTTCCAGAAGGAAGCTGGATTGTACAAATCAAGGCTAGTAATAAAAATAAAGGAGAAGCATTATTAGTAGCAAACGATTACCGTCGTTTCAACTATACTCCGTATGCATACAGAACTACAAACTATGGTAAATCATGGACTCGTATTGTAGATGAGAATGATGTACAAAGTTATGCACTTGCTATAATAGAAGATCCAGAAGAGAAAAACCTTCTCTTTCTAGGTACAGACGATGGTTTATATGTGTCTATAGATGCTGGTAATAACTGGCAAAAATGGACTAAAGGATTCCCTACCACTTCGGTTAAGGATCTTGTAATTCATCCTAGAGAGCAGGATCTTGTGATTGGAACTTTTGGACGTGCTGCATGGGTTCTTGACGACATAAGACCATTACGAGCGATTGCTAAGGATAGAAGTACGCTTTCGCGAAAGCTAAAACTCTTCAACCCTCCTACTGCATATGATGCCGCATACCAGCAACCTACGGGAAGTCGTTTTGGCGCAGATGCTCTTTACAACGGAGAGAATCGCGGAAGTGGTGCACAGATAGCATATTACTTTACGAAAGAAAAGCCTACAGCTTCAGATAGTTCTAAGCGCAACGCAGATGATAATGATGATATAGATAACGATGTTCCAGATGGAGAAGACACTGCTGAAATATCTGATGATGATGATAACACTACAGAAGTAAAAGATGTAAAGTGGGACTCGATTCACTTAAAAATCTACGACGGCGCACGCCAGATTCGTCATTTAAAGTGGAAAACCCCAGACAGCACTGGAATTCATAAAATGACTTGGTATATGCGTGAAGCTGGTGGAGATCGCCCTTCTCGTTCAATTAGAAAACGTAATAACGAGCCAGGAGGGGTTTCTGTAAAGCCAGGAAATTACAAACTAGTAATGCAATATGGTGATCAATCAAGTGAGTCTTCTATTGAAGTAGCAAGTGATCCTCGTTATGATGTTCCTGCTAAGGCTATTAATGATGCTTATAACACTGGAAAGCAACTGCAAGCAATGTCACAAACCGCTGCAGATGCTGTAAAACAACTAGTACAAAGCAAAACAATCGCTAGTGATTATAAGAAGATGATTAAAAAACTAGATGATGATAAAGCTTATAAAAGCGAACTCAAATCAATAGGAGAAATGACTAAGCGTATTGATGAGGTTATTGCTCTTTATATAGGGACTATAGATAAAAGACAAGGAATAACTCGCAATCCAGAGATCACGGTAATGAACCGTATAGGATCTGCAAGTGGCTATGCACGTAGTCGCCCTAATGGACTTACATCTACAGAGACTACGTTAATATCGCATGCTCGTAATGAATTACAAACTGCGCTAGATAAAACAAACACTTTCTTCTCAGAGGAGTGGGCTCCTTTTGAGACTACACTTAAAGCAATGAATGTAAGTGCATTTAAAGAAATTAAAACCTTTACCTTAGACTAA
- a CDS encoding DUF2490 domain-containing protein, whose protein sequence is MKKEIILIVLTIIMTASLTAQNRGEDKLGSWGMLFTTNQISEKLSIHAEAQYRTYEFGTNFNQLLLRTALNYHISENAMASFGYGYITTDTAFEEFDGEKNVTENRLYEQFVLKNSLGNFKFSHRYRLEQRFINRPFGENTTEHRARYFLRVTYPLNDTWFLTAYDEVFINLQNDFFGQNRLYGAVGYNFNKNVSTQVGYLKNDFAVDTYDRFQVALFIKTDLRKKKG, encoded by the coding sequence ATGAAAAAAGAAATCATTTTAATAGTGCTTACCATAATTATGACAGCTAGCCTTACCGCGCAAAATCGCGGTGAGGACAAGCTAGGATCATGGGGTATGCTCTTTACTACAAATCAAATCTCAGAAAAATTAAGTATACACGCAGAGGCGCAGTATCGTACTTATGAGTTTGGAACCAATTTTAATCAGTTGTTATTGCGTACTGCTTTAAATTATCATATTTCTGAGAATGCTATGGCATCTTTTGGCTATGGATATATCACTACAGACACCGCTTTTGAGGAGTTTGACGGTGAGAAGAATGTAACTGAAAATAGACTTTATGAACAATTTGTATTAAAAAACTCATTAGGTAATTTTAAATTCAGTCATAGGTACCGTTTAGAGCAACGGTTTATCAATAGGCCTTTTGGTGAGAACACGACAGAGCATAGAGCACGTTACTTTTTACGAGTAACCTATCCTCTTAATGACACTTGGTTTTTAACGGCTTACGATGAGGTTTTTATTAATCTGCAGAATGACTTTTTCGGTCAAAACCGTTTATATGGTGCTGTAGGGTATAATTTCAACAAGAATGTGAGCACGCAAGTGGGCTATCTTAAAAATGATTTTGCGGTAGATACCTACGATCGTTTTCAAGTAGCACTGTTTATCAAAACAGATTTAAGAAAGAAAAAAGGGTGA
- a CDS encoding bifunctional alpha/beta hydrolase/OsmC family protein, translated as MRSSKINFTNAQGEVLSGKLDLPANQDPHNFAIFAHCFTCTKDFSAVRNVSRALASQGFGVLRFDFTGLGDSDGDFADTNFSSNVDDLISAADFLAKEYKAPSLLVGHSLGGAAAIFAGGKIDTIKAVATIGAPSNPVHVQKQLGAQLATIREKGQAQVKLAGRDFTFKKQFIDNLEENSCVEAARNLHEALLILHSPQDDTVSIKNAEEIYLAAHHPKSFVTLDGSEHLLIDKENASYVGKIIAGWAARYIPTPDEASISTTHQVVASLDAEDGFSTLLKLGSHHMKADEPVRVGGNDYGPTPYELLAGSLSACTAMTIQMYAKRKNWHIETVECHTSYSKTHAEDCAVCDESDTAGKIDTFHREIKIISDLDEKQLKRILQIADKCPVHKTLHSETQVLTKLV; from the coding sequence ATGAGATCAAGCAAAATAAATTTTACAAACGCACAAGGAGAAGTATTATCTGGTAAACTTGATTTACCAGCAAATCAAGATCCTCATAACTTTGCCATTTTTGCACATTGCTTTACTTGTACAAAAGATTTTAGCGCAGTGCGCAATGTGAGTCGTGCTTTGGCTTCACAAGGATTTGGAGTACTTCGATTTGATTTTACTGGCTTAGGAGATAGTGATGGAGATTTTGCTGACACTAATTTTTCAAGCAATGTAGATGATCTTATAAGCGCTGCAGATTTCCTTGCCAAAGAATATAAAGCTCCCTCCCTACTGGTAGGTCACTCGCTAGGAGGTGCTGCTGCAATTTTTGCTGGAGGCAAGATTGACACTATAAAAGCCGTTGCAACTATAGGCGCTCCTAGTAATCCTGTACACGTTCAAAAACAACTGGGCGCTCAGTTAGCTACGATAAGAGAAAAAGGTCAAGCTCAGGTAAAACTTGCAGGCCGTGACTTTACGTTCAAAAAACAGTTTATAGACAATCTTGAAGAAAATTCATGTGTAGAAGCTGCTCGCAATTTGCATGAAGCCTTACTTATACTACATTCACCGCAAGATGATACCGTATCAATTAAGAATGCAGAAGAGATTTACCTTGCAGCACATCACCCTAAAAGTTTTGTGACTCTTGATGGCTCTGAGCATTTATTAATTGATAAGGAAAATGCTTCTTATGTAGGAAAAATAATTGCTGGATGGGCTGCCAGGTACATCCCTACACCAGATGAGGCTTCCATAAGCACTACACACCAAGTGGTCGCAAGTCTAGATGCCGAAGATGGATTCTCTACTCTTCTTAAGCTTGGAAGCCACCACATGAAAGCAGATGAGCCTGTGCGTGTAGGAGGAAATGACTACGGCCCTACTCCTTATGAATTACTAGCAGGAAGCTTATCTGCCTGTACTGCGATGACTATACAGATGTACGCCAAGCGTAAAAACTGGCACATTGAAACTGTAGAATGTCATACGAGCTACTCAAAGACACATGCAGAAGATTGTGCTGTTTGTGATGAGAGTGATACAGCAGGTAAAATAGACACTTTTCATCGTGAGATTAAAATCATATCAGATCTTGATGAAAAACAACTTAAGCGCATTTTGCAAATAGCAGATAAATGTCCAGTACACAAAACATTGCACAGCGAGACTCAAGTTCTTACTAAATTAGTATAA
- a CDS encoding LVIVD repeat-containing protein — protein MRTYIFIVVFAIVSLGCSSDSNENSNFNSVDSVGQGGSLATFVIKGDYLYTVDNEDLNVFNITTTTDPVLVNTVPIGFDIETLFSYKDYLYIGSRNGMFIYDVNNPEFPVQLSSVQHFTSCDPVVANSTYAFVTLWSDLGCGGFVNQLEIYNVSDVLNPMLVNIRQLTFPKGLGLYGDYLIVCDDEIKIFDVTNPAESVLVHSIDRLAFDVIIQGDLLIAVGESGVFQYALNAQDITDTPALSTISI, from the coding sequence ATGAGAACATACATATTTATAGTAGTATTTGCAATCGTTTCATTGGGATGTAGTTCTGATAGTAATGAAAACAGTAATTTTAATAGTGTGGACAGTGTAGGTCAAGGCGGATCACTTGCGACTTTTGTCATTAAGGGAGATTATCTTTATACGGTAGATAACGAAGATCTTAATGTATTTAATATTACTACAACTACAGATCCTGTCCTTGTCAATACAGTTCCTATTGGATTTGACATTGAGACTTTATTCAGTTATAAAGATTACCTCTACATAGGTTCTCGCAACGGGATGTTTATTTATGACGTAAATAATCCAGAATTTCCTGTACAATTATCATCTGTGCAACATTTTACTTCTTGTGACCCTGTTGTAGCAAATAGCACCTATGCTTTTGTAACGCTATGGAGTGATTTAGGCTGTGGTGGTTTTGTAAATCAGCTAGAGATTTATAACGTATCTGATGTACTTAACCCTATGCTTGTTAATATTCGCCAACTTACATTCCCAAAAGGTCTTGGACTTTATGGTGACTACTTGATAGTATGTGATGATGAGATAAAAATATTTGATGTAACAAACCCAGCCGAGTCTGTGTTAGTACATAGCATTGATAGACTGGCATTTGATGTCATTATTCAAGGCGACTTACTTATTGCTGTAGGAGAAAGTGGCGTTTTTCAATACGCACTAAATGCTCAAGATATTACAGATACACCAGCACTTAGCACCATAAGTATCTAA
- a CDS encoding superoxide dismutase family protein, whose amino-acid sequence MKLKYITLAILATATLASCKKDVKKVEEVEEVTVEVEAPAAPVAQKVIMKLEPKSDSKATGSVVFKEEDGQVSFTAVIGGLDEGMHAIHIHESADCSSADGSSAGGHWNPTNEQHGKWGATEGFHKGDIGNFPADESGNGTITMSTDQWCIGCGDPKKDIVGKAIIVHQGTDDFTSQPSGAAGKRISCGGIIK is encoded by the coding sequence ATGAAATTGAAGTATATTACGCTAGCAATACTAGCTACAGCAACTCTTGCAAGTTGTAAGAAAGACGTAAAAAAAGTTGAAGAAGTTGAGGAAGTGACAGTAGAAGTAGAAGCTCCTGCAGCACCCGTAGCTCAAAAAGTTATAATGAAGCTAGAACCTAAAAGCGATAGCAAAGCTACTGGGAGTGTTGTTTTTAAGGAAGAAGATGGCCAAGTAAGCTTTACAGCTGTTATAGGTGGTCTTGATGAAGGAATGCATGCAATACACATCCACGAGAGTGCAGATTGCTCTAGCGCAGATGGCTCATCGGCTGGAGGACACTGGAATCCTACTAACGAGCAGCACGGTAAATGGGGCGCAACAGAAGGTTTCCATAAAGGAGATATAGGAAACTTCCCAGCAGACGAAAGCGGAAATGGAACGATCACTATGAGTACAGATCAGTGGTGTATAGGTTGTGGAGATCCTAAAAAAGATATTGTTGGAAAAGCTATTATTGTACACCAAGGAACAGATGACTTTACATCTCAACCTAGTGGTGCAGCTGGAAAGCGTATTTCTTGTGGTGGGATTATTAAATAA
- the yajC gene encoding preprotein translocase subunit YajC, producing the protein MGEGMQGILGPLLLFTVFIVFFIVLPQRKKLKQEKNFDKDLAKGDRVITKSGLHGKILELNDNGTCVLETMSGKMKFERSALSIEMSQALKKSAVEVKK; encoded by the coding sequence ATGGGCGAAGGAATGCAGGGCATACTAGGCCCACTCTTACTCTTTACGGTATTTATAGTATTTTTTATTGTATTACCACAACGTAAGAAACTCAAACAAGAAAAGAACTTTGATAAAGATCTTGCCAAAGGAGATCGCGTGATCACAAAAAGTGGGTTACACGGTAAAATCCTTGAGCTTAATGATAACGGTACTTGTGTATTGGAAACAATGTCAGGTAAAATGAAATTTGAGAGATCTGCTCTATCTATAGAGATGAGTCAGGCCTTAAAAAAATCTGCTGTAGAAGTTAAGAAGTAA
- a CDS encoding DUF1573 domain-containing protein, which produces MKKGLLVLGVLSAMVFTSCKEDAASKVKEENVEVAAARDAQATTYPVIAFDESEFDFGNIEKGTTVEHKFTFTNTGKAPLVIVDAKSSCGCTVPEYSKNPVAPGEKGELLVKYNGSGANQVTKTVTIKANTEKGTETVLIKAFVNPAAGAAK; this is translated from the coding sequence ATGAAAAAAGGTTTATTAGTATTAGGAGTACTTTCGGCTATGGTATTTACTTCATGTAAGGAAGATGCAGCTAGCAAAGTAAAAGAAGAAAATGTAGAAGTTGCTGCAGCAAGAGATGCACAAGCTACTACATATCCAGTTATTGCTTTTGATGAATCTGAATTTGATTTTGGAAACATTGAAAAAGGAACAACTGTAGAGCACAAATTTACATTTACAAACACTGGTAAAGCACCATTAGTAATTGTAGATGCAAAGAGCTCTTGTGGTTGTACTGTACCAGAATATTCTAAAAATCCAGTAGCTCCAGGAGAAAAAGGAGAATTACTTGTAAAATATAACGGTAGTGGTGCAAACCAAGTAACTAAAACGGTTACAATCAAAGCAAACACTGAGAAAGGGACAGAAACTGTACTTATCAAAGCATTTGTAAACCCTGCTGCAGGAGCAGCTAAATAA
- a CDS encoding transcription antitermination protein NusB → MQTIYALGSKEHFDLQQEDKFTVESMNQMYNLYLLMLDLMVEVHAFAKAEQEKFSKKILATEEEKNPNTKFIQNQVLVKLADNAELRDEVSKRKLKNWRMNDEYVTLIYNELINSELYASYMEQEEADFKLDKKFLVAAYTEIIAPNDKLYDYIEDARLTWIDDIPMVNMAVLKRIGKMKPASPESMLLPVLFKNDEDLLFGTTLLEKTVANEEFLSSEISANTPNWDKERIADVDMVLIKMALCEFLKFPTIPVKVTINEYLEIAKEYSTPKSSIFINGILDKLVKQYESEKRLKKEGRGLK, encoded by the coding sequence ATGCAAACCATCTACGCACTAGGTAGTAAGGAGCATTTTGATCTTCAACAAGAAGATAAATTTACAGTAGAGAGTATGAACCAGATGTACAATCTGTATCTCTTAATGCTAGACTTAATGGTGGAGGTTCACGCTTTCGCGAAAGCGGAACAAGAAAAATTCTCTAAAAAGATTCTAGCAACCGAAGAAGAAAAAAATCCGAACACAAAGTTTATTCAGAACCAAGTGCTTGTCAAATTAGCTGACAATGCAGAGCTACGCGACGAGGTAAGTAAGCGTAAACTCAAAAACTGGAGAATGAATGATGAGTATGTAACTCTCATTTATAACGAGCTTATAAATAGTGAATTATATGCCTCTTACATGGAACAAGAGGAAGCTGATTTTAAATTAGATAAAAAATTCCTTGTTGCGGCTTACACAGAGATTATCGCTCCTAATGATAAGCTATATGATTATATCGAGGATGCTCGTCTTACTTGGATAGATGATATCCCTATGGTAAACATGGCTGTATTAAAGCGTATAGGGAAGATGAAACCTGCATCTCCAGAATCTATGTTGCTTCCAGTGCTCTTTAAGAATGATGAGGATTTACTATTTGGAACTACCTTACTTGAGAAAACTGTTGCAAATGAAGAGTTCTTGTCTTCTGAAATTTCAGCAAATACGCCTAATTGGGATAAAGAACGTATAGCAGATGTAGACATGGTGTTGATAAAAATGGCACTTTGCGAATTTTTAAAATTCCCTACCATTCCGGTGAAAGTGACTATCAATGAGTACCTTGAGATAGCAAAGGAATACTCAACCCCTAAGAGTAGTATTTTTATAAACGGAATACTTGACAAGCTTGTAAAACAGTACGAGTCAGAAAAAAGGTTAAAGAAAGAGGGTAGAGGTTTAAAATAA
- a CDS encoding ABC transporter ATP-binding protein, translating into MGALQSLNKYFLRYKWRLIAGFFIVIAARFFAVFNVDIVGDIINDVEIYINAGEDNLPGLKKSMLFKLGLLLGAALLSGFFTFLMRQLIIVVSRYIEADLKNDVYQQYQRLSLGFYKQNRTGDLMNRISEDVTKVRMYVGPAIMYLLQALVLFAVVIPYMVRMAPSLAAYTLIPLPILSIAIYKLSRAIHVRSTIVQEYLSKLTTFTQESFSGISVIKAYTLEANTFKDFAQLSEDSKEKNLDLVKVQAFFFPLMIGLIGASNLIVIFVGGQQYIDGTIPDLGTLVEFIMYVNMLTWPVATVGWVTSIIKAAEASQIRINEFLEIAPQIQNTASNHTPITGAIEFKDVTFTYDDTNITALKNVSFSINPGQTLAIIGPTGSGKSTILELIGRLYDVTSGVIEIDGLAMKAIHLDDLRSEIGYVPQDAFLFSDTIGENIKFGDTDASDEQVYAFAKAASVHHNIIDFKNGYDTILGERGITLSGGQKQRVSIARALIGNPKILLLDDCLSAVDTETEEEILNNLEKLTVDTTTIIVSHRISSAKNADQILIIEDGKITQQGSHNQLIEKEGYYKELYVKQLDEKEM; encoded by the coding sequence ATGGGCGCACTACAATCATTAAACAAATATTTCTTACGCTATAAATGGCGTCTTATCGCTGGATTTTTCATTGTTATTGCTGCAAGATTCTTTGCAGTTTTTAATGTGGATATCGTAGGTGACATCATAAACGACGTAGAGATTTATATCAATGCTGGAGAAGATAATCTTCCTGGCCTTAAAAAATCGATGCTCTTTAAACTGGGCTTACTACTAGGAGCAGCATTACTTTCTGGGTTTTTCACCTTCTTAATGAGACAGCTCATCATTGTAGTCTCTCGTTATATAGAAGCAGATCTTAAAAATGATGTGTACCAGCAATACCAGCGACTCAGCTTAGGTTTTTACAAACAGAACAGAACCGGAGATCTCATGAACCGCATCTCTGAGGATGTAACTAAAGTACGTATGTATGTAGGACCTGCAATCATGTACCTCTTACAAGCACTTGTTTTATTTGCTGTGGTAATACCGTATATGGTGAGAATGGCTCCTTCCCTAGCCGCCTACACACTTATCCCATTACCTATATTGTCTATTGCTATTTACAAACTAAGCCGTGCAATACATGTAAGGAGTACGATCGTTCAAGAGTATCTCTCAAAACTTACTACATTTACTCAGGAATCCTTTAGCGGGATATCTGTGATTAAAGCTTACACGCTTGAAGCAAACACCTTTAAAGATTTTGCTCAACTTAGTGAAGATAGCAAAGAGAAAAACTTAGATCTTGTAAAGGTACAAGCCTTCTTCTTCCCTCTTATGATAGGATTAATAGGTGCTAGTAACCTTATTGTAATCTTTGTGGGAGGACAGCAATATATAGACGGCACCATACCAGATTTAGGTACACTAGTAGAGTTTATAATGTATGTAAATATGCTGACCTGGCCTGTTGCTACTGTAGGATGGGTAACATCAATAATTAAAGCTGCAGAAGCTTCACAAATACGTATTAATGAGTTTCTAGAAATAGCACCTCAAATTCAGAATACCGCAAGTAACCATACGCCTATTACAGGTGCTATCGAATTTAAGGATGTTACATTTACCTATGACGACACAAATATCACGGCCTTAAAGAATGTATCTTTCTCTATTAATCCTGGGCAGACCCTCGCTATTATAGGCCCTACAGGTTCTGGAAAGTCAACAATTCTTGAGCTTATAGGTAGATTATATGACGTTACGAGCGGCGTTATTGAAATAGATGGTCTTGCTATGAAAGCTATTCATCTTGATGATTTACGATCAGAAATAGGGTATGTACCTCAAGATGCGTTCTTATTTTCTGATACTATAGGAGAAAATATCAAGTTTGGTGATACAGACGCAAGTGATGAACAGGTTTACGCTTTCGCGAAAGCGGCATCTGTACACCACAATATCATTGATTTCAAAAATGGTTATGATACCATTCTAGGAGAACGAGGAATCACTCTTTCTGGAGGTCAAAAGCAGCGTGTATCTATAGCAAGAGCGCTTATAGGTAACCCTAAAATATTACTTCTAGATGACTGTTTAAGCGCAGTTGACACCGAGACAGAAGAAGAAATACTTAACAATCTAGAGAAATTAACTGTCGATACTACGACCATCATCGTGAGCCATAGAATATCATCTGCAAAAAATGCTGACCAAATTCTAATTATCGAAGATGGAAAAATAACGCAGCAAGGCTCTCATAATCAACTAATAGAGAAAGAGGGATACTATAAAGAACTTTACGTAAAACAACTAGACGAAAAAGAAATGTAG
- a CDS encoding PUR family DNA/RNA-binding protein: MSDYEGRDNEEIFSKVLRAGRRTYFFDVRSTKAGDYYLTITESKKFTNDDGSFHFKKHKIYLYKEDFAGFTENLNDMTSYILDEKGQEVISDRHQNDYSRPEPTEVVDSGAVSSEKPSSMSPDKFTDVSFDDI; encoded by the coding sequence ATGAGTGATTACGAAGGACGTGACAATGAAGAGATTTTCTCAAAAGTATTAAGAGCAGGAAGACGCACTTACTTTTTTGATGTAAGATCTACGAAGGCAGGAGATTATTACCTTACCATTACAGAGAGCAAGAAGTTTACAAATGATGATGGATCTTTCCATTTTAAGAAACATAAAATCTACTTATATAAAGAAGACTTTGCAGGTTTTACAGAAAACTTGAATGATATGACTTCATATATTCTTGATGAAAAAGGACAAGAAGTAATATCAGACCGTCACCAGAATGATTACTCGCGCCCAGAGCCAACAGAAGTTGTAGACTCAGGAGCTGTTTCTTCAGAGAAGCCTAGTAGCATGAGTCCAGACAAGTTTACAGATGTAAGCTTTGATGATATTTAA
- a CDS encoding RidA family protein, whose translation MKRLSLFAACLILLLSCQERHSLTRPVPETKVEINEKPVFHKSHEITKKDAPFSDVVQVGEMYFLSGQIGLNQKNRTLVPGGITAETTQTLENIKEVLAQHDMDMSNVVKALVILDDIEDFKAFNEVYSSYFPQKPARTTFAAEALALGAKIEIEVIAVKN comes from the coding sequence ATGAAAAGACTTTCCTTATTCGCCGCGTGTCTAATACTTCTTTTGTCTTGTCAAGAAAGACATTCTCTTACGAGACCAGTACCAGAAACCAAGGTTGAAATTAATGAAAAACCTGTCTTTCATAAGTCTCACGAGATCACAAAGAAAGACGCTCCTTTTTCTGACGTAGTACAAGTAGGCGAGATGTATTTTCTCTCTGGTCAAATAGGTTTAAATCAAAAAAACCGCACACTAGTACCTGGTGGAATAACTGCCGAAACAACGCAAACTCTTGAAAACATAAAAGAGGTGTTAGCTCAGCATGATATGGATATGAGTAATGTTGTGAAGGCATTAGTAATACTTGATGATATAGAAGACTTCAAAGCATTTAATGAAGTGTATAGCTCTTATTTCCCTCAAAAGCCAGCTAGAACAACCTTTGCTGCCGAAGCACTAGCTCTAGGTGCAAAAATCGAGATAGAAGTGATCGCTGTTAAAAATTAA